A region from the Salvelinus sp. IW2-2015 linkage group LG21, ASM291031v2, whole genome shotgun sequence genome encodes:
- the LOC111982393 gene encoding keratin, type I cytoskeletal 13 yields the protein MSYYSFKSSSGGGGPMNFSGGSNIMSSRVGYVSSAPKAFSVYGGGSGGGTRISSSSVRSVSSGYGGGAGFGGGYGSGGGGGYGSGGGGYGSGGGGGFNLSSALDGGAIHLNEKATMQNLNDRLSTYLDKVRSLEEANSKLEIQIREYYEKKGPAAERDYSKYWAIINDLKDKINDATCNNANILLQIDNSKLAADDFQTKFEHELMMRQSVEADIANLRRLLDQTTLTKADLEMQIEGLQDELAYLKKNHIEELAAMRAQLTGTVNVEVDAAPQQDMARMMEEIRTQYEGIIDKHRRDQEAWFTDKSANLSKEVATSTEIIQTTKTEINDLRRTMQGLEIELQSQLSMKAAMENTLRETDGRYSAMLSGYQNQIDMLEQELNRVRQSIETQGHDYKMLLDIKSXLEQEIATYRGLLEGEESRTVVSGGSNTKVTTTTVRSSS from the exons ATGTCTTACTACTCATTCAAGAGCTCCAGCGGCGGCGGCGGCCCCATGAACTTCTCGGGAGGCTCCAACATCATGTCAAGCCGGGTCGGCTACGTTTCCAGCGCCCCCAAGGCCTTCAGCGTGTACGGAGGTGGTTCTGGCGGTGGCACTCgcatctcctcttcctccgtcCGCTCAGTCTCCTCTGGGTACGGCGGCGGGGCCGGCTTCGGTGGTGGCTATGGATCCGGCGGTGGCGGCGGCTATGGATCCGGCGGTGGCGGCTATGGATCCGGCGGTGGTGGTGGCTTCAACCTGTCCAGCGCCCTGGACGGCGGCGCCATCCACCTGAACGAGAAGGCCACCATGCAGAACCTGAACGACCGCCTGTCCACCTACCTGGATAAGGTGCGCTCCTTGGAGGAGGCCAACTCCAAGTTGGAGATTCAGATCAGAGAGTATTATGAGAAGAAGGGCCCTGCCGCCGAGAGGGACTACAGCAAATACTGGGCCATCATCAACGACCTGAAGGACAAG ATCAACGATGCCACATGCAACAATGCCAACATCCTGCTGCAGATTGACAACTCTAAGCTGGCTGCTGATGACTTCCAGACCAA GTTCGAGCATGAGCTGATGATGCGCCAGTCGGTGGAGGCTGACATCGCCAACCTGCGTCGCCTGCTGGACCAGACCACTCTGACCAAGGCCGACCTGGAGATGCAGATCGAGGGTCTGCAGGATGAGCTGGCCTACCTCAAGAAGAACCACATAGAG GAGCTGGCAGCCATGCGTGCTCAACTCACTGGCACAGTGAACGTGGAGGTGGACGCAGCACCCCAGCAGGACATGGCCAGGATGATGGAGGAGATCCGCACCCAGTACGAGGGCATCATCGACAAACACCGCCGTGACCAGGAGGCATGGTTCACAGACAAG tCAGCCAACCTGTCCAAGGAGGTGGCCACCAGCACAGAGATTATCCAGACCACCAAAACGGAGATCAACGACCTGAGACGCACCATGCAGGGCCTGGAGATCGAGCTGCAGTCACAGCTCAGCATG AAAGCAGCTATGGAGAacacactgagagagacagatggcCGCTACAGCGCCATGCTCTCGGGCTACCAGAACCAGATCGACATGCTGGAACAGGAGCTAAACAGGGTGCGCCAGAGCATCGAGACGCAGGGCCACGATTACAAGATGCTGCTGGACATCAAGTCCCRTCTGGAGCAGGAGATCGCCACCTACAGGGGACTCCTGGAAGGGGAGGAGTCCAG AACTGTTGTCTCAG GGGGATCAAACACCAAAGTTACAACCACAACAGTGCGCTCTTCCAGCTAG